One Chryseobacterium wanjuense genomic region harbors:
- a CDS encoding Gfo/Idh/MocA family protein, with the protein MNKIKVGIVGANPERGWASMAHIPALKALPGYEITALSSRNSETVDLLKKAYEVENIYGSTKELVNSDDVEMVLVAVRVPLHNEIIREVVSGGKNVFSEWPLGKNLQETEELAFLARENNVKGYIGLQSRSVPAIRFIRDYINQGHLGEVLSTSMIGSGIIYGEYTPMANDYTVDPENGAGMINVTFGNAVDAMCFVLGEFSELNATTATRRKTTTIVENGQEIPFKIADQVVVSGILEGGAVASVHFRGGMLSGTNFFWEINGTKGDIQIIADGGSLAVFEPRIMMSTGENGTMEIVEVPEEYNLVADYGLDYIPSSVGQNYTLLQSGNAPTFEDAVIRHRMISAIEKSALQGTRESYL; encoded by the coding sequence ATGAATAAAATTAAAGTTGGAATCGTAGGTGCGAATCCAGAAAGAGGATGGGCCTCCATGGCACATATACCGGCATTAAAAGCATTGCCCGGTTATGAAATTACAGCATTATCAAGCAGAAATAGTGAAACTGTGGATCTTTTAAAAAAAGCTTACGAGGTTGAGAATATTTATGGATCCACTAAAGAGTTGGTTAATAGTGATGATGTAGAAATGGTATTGGTTGCGGTCAGAGTTCCGTTGCATAATGAAATTATTCGTGAGGTTGTTTCTGGTGGTAAAAATGTATTCAGCGAATGGCCTTTGGGTAAAAACTTACAAGAAACTGAAGAGCTTGCTTTTCTCGCTAGGGAAAATAATGTAAAAGGATACATTGGTTTACAATCTAGATCTGTACCTGCAATTCGTTTTATACGAGATTATATTAATCAGGGGCATCTCGGAGAAGTCTTGTCTACAAGTATGATTGGTTCAGGTATTATTTATGGTGAGTATACTCCTATGGCTAATGATTATACAGTTGATCCCGAAAATGGTGCTGGAATGATTAATGTAACATTTGGTAATGCCGTAGATGCTATGTGTTTTGTTTTAGGTGAATTCTCGGAACTAAATGCAACAACAGCGACACGTAGAAAAACTACAACTATTGTAGAGAACGGGCAAGAAATACCATTCAAAATAGCAGACCAAGTAGTTGTAAGTGGTATCCTTGAAGGTGGAGCTGTAGCAAGTGTTCATTTCAGAGGGGGGATGCTTTCCGGGACCAATTTCTTTTGGGAAATCAATGGAACCAAAGGAGATATTCAAATTATTGCTGATGGGGGAAGTCTTGCAGTATTTGAACCTCGTATCATGATGAGTACTGGTGAAAATGGTACTATGGAAATTGTTGAGGTACCAGAAGAATATAATTTAGTTGCTGACTATGGACTAGATTATATCCCATCGAGTGTAGGACAAAACTATACACTTTTACAATCCGGAAACGCTCCTACTTTTGAAGACGCTGTTATACGCCATAGAATGATTAGCGCTATCGAAAAATCAGCATTACAAGGAACTCGTGAATCTTATCTGTAA
- a CDS encoding helix-turn-helix domain-containing protein: MIHTNIQDSCYVMESLSNEQFIADHIFLYQQSGSLIINDADKEYILNTGDFGLLRKNCLAKCTTIPTEKGDYKTITLVLDQPFLKEFIKEFRYTEELEGIEDSVVKINSSPLLINYINSLPPYFNLEGNENQVLLSLKMKEAVLLLIKTDPNLKNILFHFGKPGKIDLEAFMNRNFQFNVPLERFSYMSGRSIATFKRDFKKVFKVSPGRWLLQKRLEQAHYLITKKGKKPSEIYLEVGFEDISHFSRSFREKFGAAPVKYLQENVEKMIKFNSRKA; encoded by the coding sequence ATGATACATACCAATATTCAGGATTCTTGCTACGTTATGGAAAGTTTATCAAATGAGCAGTTCATAGCTGATCACATTTTTTTATATCAACAGTCCGGTTCACTTATTATCAATGATGCAGACAAAGAATATATTTTGAACACTGGTGATTTCGGTCTGTTGAGAAAAAATTGTTTGGCTAAGTGTACTACAATACCTACAGAAAAGGGCGATTATAAAACAATCACACTTGTGCTTGATCAACCCTTTTTAAAAGAGTTCATTAAAGAGTTTAGATATACAGAAGAGTTGGAAGGAATTGAAGATTCCGTAGTAAAAATTAACTCTAGCCCTTTGCTGATAAATTATATTAATTCACTACCACCATATTTTAACCTTGAAGGTAATGAAAATCAGGTACTGCTGAGTTTGAAGATGAAAGAAGCTGTTTTATTATTAATTAAGACGGATCCTAATCTTAAAAATATATTATTTCATTTTGGCAAACCTGGGAAAATAGATCTGGAAGCTTTTATGAATCGTAACTTTCAGTTTAATGTACCGCTAGAACGTTTCAGCTATATGAGCGGACGAAGTATAGCAACTTTCAAAAGAGATTTTAAAAAGGTGTTTAAAGTTTCGCCGGGTAGGTGGTTGTTACAAAAAAGACTTGAGCAGGCTCACTATCTAATTACAAAAAAAGGGAAGAAGCCATCCGAAATATATTTGGAAGTAGGATTTGAAGATATCTCTCATTTTTCTCGATCCTTTAGGGAAAAATTTGGAGCAGCACCTGTTAAATATTTGCAGGAAAATGTTGAGAAAATGATAAAATTTAATAGTAGGAAAGCATAA
- a CDS encoding aldehyde dehydrogenase family protein has translation MKIIDKIYINGLFVKPHGKQVQDLYNPDSGEKIGMVHLGDEVDANLAIDAAKKAFESFSKSTLQERAEILERLYDVLVANEKELNEAAVQEYGSPISATKGRTQYAAQIFLDTKAAMENFEFEKQLEFATIINEPLGVIAAITPWNANYTHICGKVAPAIAAGCTIVIKPSELSAIQTEILARCFDQAGVPKGVINIVNGTGPEVGTVLNSHPDVAVVTFTGSTQVGRLISSTAAQTMKRVTLELGGKSPNIILEDADLDKAIPLALLIGFSNSGQACHAGTRILVPEGKLEQVKDLIKEGMKNIKIGDLWNTQSYIGPLVSKKQYDTVQRYIQSGIDEGAQVLVGGLGHPEGFKGFYVKPTVFVNVNQDMIIANEEIFGPVLSVITYTTEEEAVKIANSTIYGLSAYISSQDIEKAKEIARQIVSGRVLINTAVNREAQSPFGGFKQSGIGRTSWTYGIEEYVEPKVIAL, from the coding sequence ATGAAAATAATAGATAAAATTTATATCAATGGATTGTTTGTAAAGCCTCATGGCAAACAAGTTCAGGATCTTTATAATCCTGATAGTGGAGAAAAGATTGGAATGGTTCATTTAGGTGATGAGGTCGATGCTAACCTGGCAATCGACGCCGCAAAAAAAGCTTTTGAATCATTTTCAAAATCAACCCTTCAGGAGCGTGCAGAAATTTTAGAGCGACTATATGATGTTCTGGTAGCTAATGAAAAGGAACTAAATGAAGCTGCAGTACAAGAATATGGATCTCCAATATCTGCTACTAAAGGCAGAACCCAATATGCAGCGCAGATCTTTCTAGATACTAAAGCTGCGATGGAAAATTTTGAATTTGAAAAACAGCTTGAATTTGCAACTATAATCAATGAACCGCTAGGTGTTATAGCGGCTATCACTCCCTGGAATGCTAACTATACACATATATGTGGGAAAGTGGCGCCAGCTATTGCTGCAGGATGTACAATTGTTATTAAGCCTAGTGAATTAAGTGCTATACAGACAGAGATACTTGCACGCTGCTTTGATCAAGCCGGAGTTCCAAAAGGAGTGATCAATATTGTTAATGGAACAGGACCCGAAGTTGGGACTGTTTTAAACTCTCATCCGGATGTTGCAGTTGTTACATTTACGGGATCAACTCAAGTAGGCCGGTTAATTTCTAGTACGGCGGCACAAACAATGAAAAGAGTGACCCTAGAGCTAGGAGGGAAGTCACCTAATATAATACTTGAGGATGCTGATCTTGATAAAGCAATTCCCTTAGCATTATTAATAGGTTTCAGCAATAGTGGTCAGGCCTGTCATGCTGGTACTAGAATACTTGTACCTGAAGGTAAATTGGAACAGGTTAAGGATCTCATTAAAGAAGGCATGAAAAATATTAAGATTGGTGATCTTTGGAATACACAATCTTATATTGGTCCTTTGGTAAGCAAAAAACAGTATGATACAGTGCAGCGTTACATACAATCAGGGATAGATGAGGGTGCACAAGTACTTGTCGGCGGTTTGGGACATCCGGAAGGATTTAAAGGTTTTTATGTTAAACCTACAGTTTTTGTGAATGTGAATCAGGATATGATTATTGCTAATGAAGAGATTTTTGGTCCTGTACTTTCTGTTATAACTTACACCACTGAAGAGGAGGCTGTAAAGATTGCTAACAGTACTATATACGGTTTGTCAGCTTATATTAGCTCACAGGATATTGAAAAAGCGAAAGAAATAGCACGACAAATTGTTTCAGGTCGGGTTTTGATTAATACGGCTGTTAATAGAGAAGCTCAATCTCCATTTGGTGGTTTTAAACAGTCTGGTATCGGACGAACCTCTTGGACTTATGGTATAGAGGAATATGTTGAACCTAAAGTGATAGCTTTATAA
- a CDS encoding helix-turn-helix domain-containing protein, with translation MDNRITINNILKLSELDSLNTSLIFNTDISELSVIWNIGNEMYVHIDNVCYEISKNSIFFLNTSHSIENIKVSSAKMLRFSKTLLCSYSKDNEMDLNNLFGLFEKEVKIISMTAEQLIYLENSWNFLHNEISLQDRLQNDIVSLLLKRIINLCAQAAGLTGNKKELFEIVSSFNYLVENHFCEHHDVAFYASKLNKSPKMLSTIFSTAIGCPPKDFIHERIMVDARNQILYTDKSIKEISYDLGYDDLQTFSRFFKSKEGIAPLHYREKVKMSVARQI, from the coding sequence ATGGATAATAGAATCACCATAAATAACATCTTAAAATTAAGTGAATTAGACTCCCTTAATACATCGTTAATTTTTAACACAGATATAAGTGAGTTATCTGTTATTTGGAATATAGGAAATGAAATGTATGTTCATATTGATAATGTATGTTATGAAATTTCAAAAAATTCAATCTTCTTTCTAAACACATCCCATTCTATTGAAAATATTAAAGTTTCTTCCGCAAAAATGTTAAGGTTTAGTAAAACACTGCTTTGCAGCTATTCTAAAGACAATGAAATGGATTTGAATAATTTATTTGGTTTATTTGAAAAAGAAGTGAAAATTATATCAATGACTGCTGAGCAGTTAATTTATTTAGAGAATTCATGGAATTTTTTACACAATGAAATCTCTTTACAAGACCGACTTCAAAACGACATAGTTTCACTTCTTCTTAAAAGAATTATAAATCTGTGTGCACAGGCGGCAGGATTGACAGGGAATAAAAAAGAGCTGTTTGAGATTGTTAGTTCATTTAATTATCTTGTTGAGAACCATTTTTGTGAGCATCATGATGTTGCATTTTATGCATCTAAGCTTAACAAATCTCCGAAAATGCTTTCTACTATATTCTCGACTGCAATCGGCTGTCCGCCAAAAGATTTTATTCACGAAAGAATTATGGTAGATGCAAGAAATCAAATTCTTTATACTGATAAAAGTATAAAAGAAATTTCGTATGATTTAGGATATGACGATTTACAAACTTTTAGTAGATTTTTTAAAAGTAAGGAAGGTATTGCTCCTTTGCACTACCGTGAAAAAGTCAAAATGTCAGTTGCACGTCAAATATAG